A stretch of Shinella zoogloeoides DNA encodes these proteins:
- the uppP gene encoding undecaprenyl-diphosphatase UppP: MTGACTQGVDTGFVALGYGKVALLGLVQGITELLPISSTAHMRIVPALLGWQDPGSAFSAAMQLAALTAVVSYFWSDVSQLATNSLRAVANRDFRDRHFRFSVGILLATIPIGIAGLSLSGALNACGSPLRTLEVIGWACIVMAVLLALAEIFARHRRTLENTSAIDAMIVGIAQIGALIPGVSRSGSTLTAALALGLKRDEAARFSFLLGLPAIALAGFKELWELHKVQLSADGWSLLLVGLVVASISAFCAIWGLMRVLERFSAWPFVIYRGVLGIVLIWAVALGYFT, translated from the coding sequence ATGACGGGAGCGTGTACTCAAGGCGTCGACACCGGATTCGTGGCGCTAGGCTATGGCAAGGTCGCCCTGCTCGGACTTGTCCAAGGCATCACCGAGTTGCTACCGATCTCTTCGACCGCCCATATGCGGATCGTGCCTGCGCTGCTCGGTTGGCAGGATCCTGGCTCAGCCTTTTCAGCCGCCATGCAGCTTGCAGCGCTTACTGCAGTCGTCAGTTATTTCTGGAGCGACGTGAGCCAACTAGCCACCAATTCGCTGCGTGCCGTCGCAAATCGGGATTTCCGAGATCGACACTTCCGCTTCTCGGTCGGAATTCTCCTTGCCACGATCCCGATCGGTATTGCCGGCCTTTCCTTGTCTGGAGCGTTGAACGCGTGCGGCTCGCCGCTTCGTACTCTCGAAGTCATCGGCTGGGCGTGCATCGTCATGGCTGTCCTCCTGGCGCTCGCGGAGATTTTTGCCCGGCACCGACGAACGCTTGAGAACACATCGGCCATCGATGCAATGATCGTGGGAATTGCTCAAATCGGAGCGCTGATTCCTGGCGTTTCGCGTTCAGGCTCGACTTTGACTGCGGCGCTCGCCCTCGGCCTGAAGCGAGATGAGGCGGCGCGGTTCTCATTCCTTCTTGGCCTGCCGGCAATCGCCCTGGCTGGCTTCAAGGAGCTCTGGGAACTCCACAAAGTGCAGCTTTCCGCCGACGGCTGGTCACTACTTCTTGTCGGGCTCGTCGTGGCTTCTATTTCCGCGTTCTGTGCGATTTGGGGGCTGATGCGCGTTCTCGAGCGTTTTTCCGCCTGGCCGTTTGTTATTTACCGAGGTGTTCTCGGTATCGTACTCATCTGGGCGGTTGCTTTGGGCTATTTCACTTGA
- a CDS encoding cytochrome c biogenesis CcdA family protein: MAALEISLLGLATAAAAGAISFLSPCVLPLVPGYLSYVAGGAGTTGSSDAVSRLHIFRPALLFVLGFTTIFVLLGVSAMALGGLLQRFQMETNLIGGALVIVFGLAMTGLLRLPILMTDRRWNGPRQVNGPVGAFLLGVAFAFGWTPCIGPVLGSILTVTATSSGNGAILLGTYGLGLGVPFLLTALFMGNAAAALKRMRRVGAALNIGGGAVMIGVGVLMMTGRLQEIAIWMLMTFPMLGAIG; this comes from the coding sequence ATGGCGGCGCTGGAAATATCGTTGCTCGGGCTGGCGACAGCGGCCGCTGCCGGCGCTATCTCCTTCCTTTCACCCTGCGTCCTGCCGCTCGTGCCGGGCTACCTGTCCTATGTCGCTGGTGGCGCCGGCACGACCGGCAGCAGTGATGCGGTATCCCGGCTTCACATCTTCCGCCCTGCGCTGCTGTTCGTGCTCGGGTTCACGACCATATTCGTGCTGCTTGGAGTCAGCGCGATGGCCCTCGGCGGCCTTCTCCAACGCTTCCAGATGGAAACCAACCTGATCGGCGGAGCTCTGGTCATTGTCTTCGGTTTGGCGATGACGGGGCTCCTTCGCCTCCCGATACTCATGACCGACCGCCGATGGAACGGACCGCGCCAGGTCAATGGACCGGTCGGCGCCTTCCTGCTGGGTGTCGCCTTTGCCTTCGGCTGGACGCCCTGCATTGGCCCGGTATTGGGCTCCATCCTCACGGTAACCGCGACGTCATCAGGCAACGGCGCGATTCTTCTCGGAACTTACGGCCTCGGCCTCGGTGTGCCGTTTCTCCTCACGGCCCTCTTCATGGGAAACGCGGCAGCCGCATTGAAGCGCATGCGCCGCGTCGGTGCCGCGCTGAACATCGGCGGTGGTGCGGTCATGATCGGCGTCGGCGTTTTGATGATGACCGGGAGGTTGCAGGAGATCGCCATTTGGATGCTGATGACGTTTCCGATGCTGGGAGCGATCGGTTGA
- the lspA gene encoding signal peptidase II: MAERPARNIAIWVGGAFVAALLFDVATKWLIINAVMVPPRVIEVVPFFNLTLGFNTGVSFGMFQDVFLEHPLVLAGIKVAITVGLLVWAMRTRRTIEATALGLIAGGAAGNIVDRVHQGAVTDFLDFHIGNWHWPTFNMADVAISIGVALLLAGSLFSTQPVLRTQEPLSNGKR, translated from the coding sequence GTGGCCGAACGTCCCGCTAGAAATATCGCGATATGGGTTGGCGGCGCATTTGTGGCCGCGCTTCTTTTCGACGTTGCTACGAAGTGGTTGATCATAAATGCCGTCATGGTCCCGCCACGCGTGATCGAGGTTGTGCCCTTTTTCAACCTGACGCTCGGCTTCAACACCGGAGTCAGCTTCGGGATGTTCCAAGATGTCTTCCTCGAGCATCCGTTGGTGTTGGCCGGGATCAAAGTGGCGATCACGGTCGGTCTTCTCGTTTGGGCAATGCGGACCCGCAGGACCATTGAAGCAACGGCTCTCGGTTTGATCGCCGGCGGCGCCGCCGGCAACATCGTTGACCGCGTGCATCAAGGCGCGGTGACAGACTTTCTCGATTTTCACATAGGCAACTGGCATTGGCCGACCTTCAACATGGCGGATGTTGCAATCAGCATTGGCGTCGCGCTGCTCCTGGCTGGATCGCTTTTTTCGACCCAACCGGTGCTTCGCACGCAGGAGCCGCTTAGCAACGGGAAGCGCTGA
- a CDS encoding heavy metal translocating P-type ATPase: MTIEAEARSTLGTLRFKVEGLDCQNEVRMLRAAVGPVVGGEDKLSFDTKGGVMEVAGLTAPALDTIEQAVATTGMRAQLLAELDKSSASAWLFKVEGLDCKNEVAMLKREIGPLVGGEDWLAFDTAKGLMTVAPQHRASIDELVSGISRTGMSGSLIQDGSAETMLLRVRGLDCKNEVAALTRELGPLVGEDKLAFDTSQGAMTIAPQSGTTLQEIEQAVARTGMRAELWTAPAVAEQATCDAAGSACGCATNVKEALSPPPINLPGGVVYRIHGMDCADEIAALKREVGPLVGEDKLAFDLLNGRMSIDMAPDAALEAKIEKAVVRAGLQAEPWTEGATSEGARAEERRRRIQSWLTAASGLFVAIGFAVHAWVGGGIIAAFEAGEHGAGATPLLSVILYTLAALCAVRYVAPKAWLAARRLRPDMNLLMVIAVVGAIGIGAWFEAATVSFFFALALALEAWSLGRARRAVAALMELAPPTARIMLEDGTERDVPAAEVRVGSHIIIRPGDKVPLDGRVAAGESEVNQAPITGESVPVFKSEGDDVFAGTINGEGALDVVTTKASSDTTLAQIIRMVGSAQGRRAPSEQWVEKFARVYTPVVMALAIAVFLVPPLLLGGGWEVWFYRALVLLVIACPCALVISTPVTIVAALAGAAKQGVLVKGGVHLETPARLKAIAMDKTGTLTEGRPQVVEILALGSRNEDDLLRLAAALEARSEHPIARAILARATENGIAAQPAEAVQAITGRGMTGRVSGREVWLGSRRYLDERAVGSPAILERADTLSGAGRTIVAVGDGQEVWGLIAVADAVRAEAKDIVTALHRAGVEKVVMLTGDNRATAEAIAKQTGIDEVRAELLPGDKVTAVEDLVRRYGVVAMVGDGVNDAPAMGRANLGIAMGAMGSDAAIETADVALMSDDLSRLPWLVRHSRATLAVIRQNIAFSIAVKLLFTVLTVIGLASLWGAIAADVGASLLVVLNGLRLLNREQRQRDGGPVGGAKVRAQERQHSTVARPATAH, from the coding sequence ATGACTATTGAAGCCGAGGCTAGAAGCACCTTAGGCACGTTACGCTTCAAGGTTGAGGGCTTGGATTGTCAGAACGAAGTTCGGATGCTTCGTGCCGCGGTCGGTCCCGTCGTCGGTGGCGAGGACAAGTTGTCGTTCGACACCAAGGGCGGTGTCATGGAGGTCGCGGGCCTGACCGCTCCGGCACTCGATACCATTGAGCAGGCGGTCGCTACCACTGGAATGAGGGCACAATTGCTGGCTGAGCTGGATAAGTCCTCCGCGTCGGCGTGGCTGTTCAAGGTCGAGGGCCTCGATTGCAAAAACGAGGTCGCGATGCTCAAGCGCGAAATCGGCCCTCTGGTTGGCGGTGAGGACTGGCTCGCCTTCGACACAGCAAAGGGGTTGATGACGGTCGCGCCTCAGCACCGTGCCTCGATCGACGAACTCGTGAGCGGCATCTCAAGAACCGGGATGTCAGGCTCTCTCATCCAGGATGGTTCGGCCGAAACCATGCTCCTGCGTGTGCGCGGCCTCGACTGCAAGAATGAGGTGGCTGCTCTGACCAGGGAACTGGGACCGCTCGTTGGCGAGGATAAGCTCGCCTTCGACACTTCGCAGGGTGCGATGACCATTGCACCTCAGAGCGGGACAACCCTCCAAGAGATCGAACAGGCGGTCGCGCGAACCGGGATGCGGGCTGAGCTGTGGACAGCGCCGGCCGTTGCTGAGCAGGCAACCTGCGATGCCGCAGGATCCGCGTGCGGTTGCGCGACCAACGTGAAGGAAGCCCTCAGCCCGCCGCCGATCAATCTGCCTGGCGGCGTTGTCTATCGAATCCATGGCATGGATTGTGCCGACGAGATCGCCGCCCTGAAGCGCGAAGTCGGCCCGCTCGTTGGTGAGGACAAGCTCGCTTTCGACCTTCTTAACGGCCGCATGTCGATCGACATGGCGCCTGACGCCGCCTTGGAGGCCAAGATCGAGAAGGCCGTTGTACGCGCCGGCCTGCAGGCGGAGCCCTGGACCGAGGGCGCCACCAGCGAAGGGGCACGGGCAGAAGAGCGGCGCAGACGCATTCAATCATGGCTGACTGCTGCGAGCGGCCTGTTCGTCGCGATCGGATTTGCGGTTCACGCCTGGGTCGGAGGTGGAATCATCGCGGCCTTCGAGGCAGGCGAACATGGTGCAGGTGCAACGCCGCTGCTAAGCGTCATTCTCTATACGCTCGCCGCGCTTTGTGCTGTGCGTTACGTGGCCCCGAAGGCTTGGCTCGCGGCCAGGCGCCTGCGTCCCGACATGAACCTCCTGATGGTGATCGCCGTCGTGGGTGCGATCGGAATTGGCGCTTGGTTCGAAGCCGCAACGGTTTCGTTCTTCTTCGCGCTCGCCCTTGCTCTCGAGGCCTGGAGCCTCGGCCGAGCGCGGCGGGCCGTGGCGGCCCTGATGGAGCTCGCGCCGCCGACCGCGCGCATCATGCTTGAAGACGGCACGGAGAGAGACGTGCCGGCAGCCGAAGTCCGTGTCGGTTCGCACATCATTATTCGACCTGGCGATAAAGTACCGCTCGACGGCCGTGTGGCCGCCGGAGAGAGTGAGGTCAACCAGGCACCGATCACCGGCGAAAGCGTCCCGGTCTTCAAATCGGAAGGAGACGACGTTTTTGCAGGCACCATCAACGGCGAAGGCGCGCTGGACGTCGTGACCACCAAGGCGTCAAGCGATACCACGCTCGCGCAGATCATCCGCATGGTCGGCTCCGCGCAGGGCCGGCGGGCTCCCAGCGAGCAGTGGGTCGAGAAATTTGCACGCGTCTATACGCCCGTCGTTATGGCGCTCGCGATAGCCGTTTTTTTGGTGCCGCCGCTGTTGCTCGGTGGTGGCTGGGAGGTTTGGTTCTATCGCGCCCTCGTATTGCTCGTGATCGCCTGCCCCTGCGCCCTTGTCATCTCGACGCCCGTGACCATTGTGGCTGCCCTTGCGGGAGCTGCGAAGCAGGGCGTGTTGGTGAAAGGCGGCGTCCATCTCGAGACGCCGGCGCGCTTGAAAGCAATCGCCATGGACAAGACGGGGACGCTCACCGAAGGACGTCCTCAGGTCGTGGAGATCTTGGCGCTCGGCAGCCGAAACGAGGATGACCTTCTTCGGTTAGCAGCAGCCCTCGAGGCGCGCAGCGAGCACCCCATCGCCCGCGCTATTTTGGCGAGGGCAACAGAAAACGGCATTGCCGCACAACCGGCCGAGGCCGTCCAGGCCATCACGGGTCGCGGCATGACCGGCCGCGTCTCCGGTCGCGAAGTCTGGCTTGGGTCACGCCGCTACCTCGATGAACGCGCGGTCGGCTCACCGGCCATCCTGGAACGCGCCGACACACTTTCCGGCGCTGGCCGGACCATTGTCGCCGTTGGCGACGGCCAGGAAGTCTGGGGACTGATCGCTGTTGCCGATGCTGTGAGGGCTGAAGCCAAGGATATCGTCACCGCGCTGCATCGGGCGGGCGTGGAAAAAGTGGTGATGCTGACAGGCGACAATCGGGCCACCGCCGAGGCGATTGCCAAGCAGACCGGCATTGATGAAGTTCGCGCGGAACTTCTGCCCGGCGACAAGGTCACGGCCGTCGAGGACCTGGTTCGGCGCTATGGCGTCGTCGCCATGGTGGGTGACGGGGTCAATGACGCCCCTGCCATGGGCCGCGCCAATCTCGGCATTGCCATGGGCGCAATGGGGAGCGACGCAGCCATCGAAACGGCAGACGTCGCCCTGATGTCGGACGACCTCTCCAGACTTCCCTGGCTCGTGCGCCATTCACGAGCCACGCTCGCCGTCATTCGGCAGAATATCGCCTTCTCGATCGCCGTGAAGCTGTTGTTCACAGTGCTGACGGTGATCGGTCTCGCATCCCTTTGGGGCGCGATCGCCGCCGATGTTGGGGCCTCCCTGCTGGTCGTTCTCAACGGTTTGCGGCTCCTCAATCGGGAACAGCGCCAGAGAGATGGTGGCCCAGTCGGCGGCGCAAAGGTTCGAGCACAGGAGCGCCAGCATTCCACTGTGGCTCGCCCTGCAACTGCGCATTGA
- a CDS encoding MAPEG family protein, whose protein sequence is MFKRLSSDQVGIVRASAVALAFAAVVLVVGYAWLPPELFGLSPEMDFGERIAFTLKASILMFLWLAGCVGAVSRGRFYSPADIRGSAFGKPSPAIAVRAAVLQNSLEQTVLAFGAHLTLAALLRETELVLIPLLVALFLVGRITFAFGYAKRVSGRAFGMALTGASIIASYGIVVGLIAAGR, encoded by the coding sequence GTGTTCAAGAGGCTCAGTTCTGACCAGGTGGGCATTGTCCGAGCCTCAGCCGTCGCGCTCGCCTTCGCGGCGGTCGTCCTTGTGGTTGGCTATGCCTGGCTGCCTCCTGAATTGTTCGGCCTCAGCCCAGAGATGGACTTCGGTGAGCGGATCGCGTTCACGTTGAAGGCGAGTATTCTCATGTTTCTCTGGCTGGCCGGCTGCGTCGGCGCGGTGAGCAGAGGCAGGTTCTATTCGCCGGCGGATATACGGGGCTCGGCGTTCGGCAAACCCAGCCCGGCAATCGCCGTGCGTGCCGCGGTGCTGCAGAATTCATTGGAGCAGACAGTACTGGCTTTTGGCGCACATCTGACCCTAGCAGCGCTTCTGCGAGAAACCGAACTGGTGCTCATACCGCTGCTGGTTGCTCTGTTTCTGGTTGGCCGCATCACCTTTGCATTCGGCTACGCCAAACGAGTCTCAGGCCGGGCTTTTGGCATGGCGCTCACCGGCGCCTCAATAATCGCGAGCTATGGAATTGTGGTCGGGCTGATAGCCGCCGGACGCTGA
- a CDS encoding NAD(+) synthase codes for MSFYSIYQQGFVRVAACTPKCEVADPSYNVAETLALARDGARQGVALMVFPELGLCGYAIDDLLGQAALLQRVEQAIEEVAAASRELSPVLLIGAPLVREGRLYNCAVAVHRGRILGVVPKGHLPNYREFYEKRWFASGRNLKGATIEIAGQSVPFGMDMILAAEDLPGFVFHVELCEDVWGPAPPSDFAALAGALILTNLSASNITVGKAETRRLLCATQSARCWAAYIYSAAGPGESTTDLAWDGQACIYELGQLLAETERFPQDSQMAIADVDVDRLRLERLRTGTFNEAAIAQAMPEDRFRRIGFRFEPSMTDLGLRRAVARFPYAPADPARLDQDCYEAYSIQVQGLMKRLQATGIRRVCIGVSGGLDSTHALIVAAKAFDRLGWPRSDILGFTMPGFATGEATKANAWTLMRSLGVTAEEIDIKPLAQQMLASLQHPFAQGEPVYDVTFENVQAGLRTDILFRAANQRGAMVLGTGDLSEIALGWSTYGVGDHMSHYNVNASVPKTLIQHLIRWVAQSAAFDEATNGTLLSILDTVISPELVPAGEGGALQSTEEKIGPYELQDFTLFYLTRYGLKPSKIAFLAFHAWRDATAGAWPPQYPEERRRAYDLPTIRSWMEVFLYRFFTISQFKRSASPNGPKVTAGGSLSPRGDWRAPSDGNARLWLEELRAHTPSE; via the coding sequence ATGAGCTTCTATTCGATTTATCAGCAGGGTTTCGTTCGCGTGGCTGCCTGTACACCGAAATGCGAAGTCGCCGATCCCAGCTACAATGTCGCTGAGACGCTCGCGCTCGCCCGCGACGGTGCGCGCCAGGGTGTTGCGCTGATGGTGTTCCCGGAATTGGGCCTCTGCGGTTACGCGATTGACGATCTTCTCGGCCAAGCCGCGTTGCTGCAGCGGGTGGAACAAGCGATCGAGGAAGTCGCGGCCGCGAGCCGCGAGCTTTCGCCGGTTCTGCTCATCGGCGCGCCGCTGGTGCGGGAAGGACGACTCTACAATTGCGCTGTCGCCGTCCATCGTGGGCGCATTTTGGGTGTTGTTCCCAAAGGACATCTGCCGAATTATCGGGAATTCTACGAAAAGCGTTGGTTCGCTTCGGGCCGAAACTTGAAAGGCGCTACCATCGAGATCGCTGGTCAGTCCGTCCCCTTCGGAATGGATATGATTTTAGCGGCCGAGGATTTGCCAGGCTTCGTCTTCCACGTCGAGCTGTGCGAGGACGTATGGGGACCGGCTCCGCCCAGCGACTTTGCCGCGCTCGCTGGCGCTCTCATCCTTACCAACCTCTCGGCCAGCAACATCACTGTCGGCAAGGCCGAAACCCGCCGGCTGCTCTGCGCAACCCAATCGGCGCGGTGCTGGGCTGCATACATCTATTCCGCGGCCGGTCCGGGCGAGTCGACGACGGACCTCGCTTGGGACGGTCAAGCCTGCATTTATGAACTCGGGCAGCTGCTGGCAGAGACCGAACGGTTCCCGCAGGACTCGCAAATGGCCATCGCCGATGTCGACGTTGATAGGCTCAGACTGGAGCGCCTGCGCACCGGCACCTTCAACGAGGCGGCCATCGCACAAGCTATGCCTGAAGACAGGTTCCGGCGTATCGGCTTCCGGTTCGAGCCGTCGATGACGGACCTCGGGCTGCGCAGGGCCGTCGCGCGCTTCCCCTATGCTCCAGCCGATCCGGCACGCCTCGACCAGGACTGTTATGAGGCCTACAGCATCCAGGTCCAGGGGTTGATGAAGCGCCTTCAGGCGACGGGCATCCGCCGCGTCTGCATCGGGGTCTCCGGTGGTCTGGACTCCACTCACGCGCTGATCGTGGCGGCGAAAGCGTTCGACCGGCTAGGCTGGCCCCGGTCCGACATTCTCGGCTTCACGATGCCGGGCTTCGCGACGGGGGAGGCCACCAAGGCAAATGCCTGGACGCTGATGCGTAGTCTCGGCGTCACCGCCGAGGAGATCGACATCAAGCCGTTGGCGCAGCAGATGCTGGCGTCACTTCAGCATCCGTTCGCGCAAGGCGAGCCGGTTTACGACGTGACGTTCGAGAACGTGCAGGCGGGCCTGCGCACGGACATCTTGTTCCGTGCAGCCAACCAGCGAGGCGCCATGGTGCTTGGCACTGGCGATCTGTCCGAAATCGCGCTCGGCTGGTCGACCTACGGTGTCGGCGACCATATGAGCCACTACAACGTCAACGCGTCGGTGCCGAAAACACTCATCCAGCATTTGATCCGCTGGGTGGCACAGTCAGCCGCCTTCGATGAGGCAACGAACGGCACGTTGCTCTCCATTCTTGACACTGTGATTTCGCCAGAACTCGTGCCGGCCGGCGAAGGCGGCGCCTTACAAAGTACGGAGGAGAAGATTGGGCCTTATGAACTGCAGGATTTTACCCTGTTTTATTTGACGCGCTATGGCCTGAAGCCGTCGAAGATCGCTTTCCTGGCCTTCCATGCCTGGCGTGACGCCACCGCCGGAGCTTGGCCTCCACAGTATCCGGAAGAGCGCCGTCGCGCATATGATCTGCCCACAATCAGATCGTGGATGGAGGTGTTCCTCTATCGCTTCTTCACGATCAGCCAGTTCAAGCGCTCGGCGTCGCCGAACGGCCCCAAAGTCACTGCTGGCGGCTCGCTGTCGCCGCGCGGCGATTGGCGCGCTCCGTCGGATGGCAACGCCCGCCTCTGGTTGGAGGAGTTGCGCGCTCACACGCCGTCGGAATGA
- a CDS encoding MerR family transcriptional regulator codes for MITIGALSQRTGVNIETIRYYERINLIPPPPRTESRRRLYEAEDVRRLTFIRHSRDLGFDIPAIKTMLALQERPESSCEQVSRIATDQLEAVEVRIRRLLGLKSELTRMIKSCDNGKVASCRIIEVLADSPNSHDAP; via the coding sequence ATGATCACCATCGGAGCCTTGTCACAACGGACAGGCGTCAATATCGAGACAATCCGCTACTACGAGCGGATCAATCTCATCCCGCCGCCGCCCCGCACAGAGAGCAGGCGGCGCCTCTATGAAGCAGAGGATGTTCGGCGACTGACGTTCATACGCCATTCCAGGGATCTCGGCTTCGACATCCCGGCTATTAAGACGATGCTCGCTCTGCAGGAAAGGCCAGAGTCCTCTTGTGAGCAGGTGAGCCGAATTGCCACCGATCAGCTCGAAGCCGTCGAGGTGCGGATCCGACGCCTTCTCGGACTTAAGAGCGAGCTCACTCGGATGATCAAATCGTGCGACAATGGGAAAGTCGCATCGTGCCGGATCATAGAAGTTTTAGCTGACTCACCCAACTCGCATGATGCCCCCTGA
- a CDS encoding DUF736 domain-containing protein — MTPSADRLQYTGEIVTLSLQTKNVRIVSEARATGENAPSHRVFVGRAEIGAAWSKTSNEGRAYLGLKLDDPSFNAPIYANLFDDDEGEGFSLIWSRPNGRRNGE; from the coding sequence CAGTACACCGGCGAAATCGTCACCCTCAGCCTGCAGACCAAGAACGTCCGCATCGTCTCCGAGGCCCGCGCTACCGGAGAGAACGCCCCCAGCCACCGCGTCTTCGTCGGCCGCGCCGAGATCGGCGCCGCCTGGTCCAAGACCTCCAACGAGGGGCGCGCCTATCTGGGCCTGAAGCTCGACGATCCCAGCTTCAATGCCCCGATCTACGCCAACCTCTTCGACGACGATGAAGGCGAAGGCTTCAGCCTCATCTGGTCCCGCCCGAACGGCCGCCGCAACGGCGAGTAG